From Oceanispirochaeta sp., the proteins below share one genomic window:
- a CDS encoding TrkH family potassium uptake protein, giving the protein MKSSYILLSYFFSTTLIGALLLYLPAAWNGPDRLHFIDSLFTSASAVCVTGLITVDTSQYTLLGKSVIMILIQAGGLGIITFATLLLLIPGRRISFNNRSLIKNFYVEGIEYEPKKIIKSILLLTFFTEMIGALILFVRFHDLPQGGFTAVFHAISAFCNAGFSTFPNSLEEWNRDPLVMITVSLLVICGGISFVVLHDISARVRRAKPKLSLHSTVVLITTLILVLGGTIFFYISERHRAFEYLLPPQKILNAFFHVVTPRTAGFNALPMNSFSPKSNMFTMVLMFIGAAPGSMAGGIKVTTLFLVLLSLFRGIDKNGDSFFGHYRIPARVISHAGLFFIKALFLLSCVIFLLSLTERSLLENGHIGIFELVFEAISAFGTVGLSLGVTAKLSFLGKIIIIGTMLSGRIGLIFMATDRIKHCKVQMVEYPFGEVITG; this is encoded by the coding sequence ATGAAAAGCAGTTACATTCTCTTAAGCTACTTTTTTTCCACAACCTTGATTGGAGCCTTACTTCTTTATCTTCCTGCGGCCTGGAATGGGCCAGATAGACTCCATTTTATAGATAGTCTTTTTACATCCGCTTCAGCTGTCTGTGTGACGGGATTAATAACCGTAGATACGTCTCAATACACACTATTAGGAAAATCAGTAATAATGATACTCATCCAGGCTGGTGGGTTAGGGATTATCACCTTTGCCACTCTTCTCTTATTAATTCCCGGCAGACGAATCTCTTTTAATAATCGAAGTCTTATCAAGAATTTCTATGTTGAAGGAATCGAATATGAACCAAAAAAAATTATCAAGTCAATTCTTCTTCTAACATTCTTTACCGAAATGATAGGGGCTCTGATTTTATTTGTGCGTTTTCATGATCTCCCACAAGGAGGATTTACGGCTGTATTTCATGCAATCTCCGCTTTCTGCAATGCCGGATTCTCAACCTTTCCGAATAGTTTGGAAGAATGGAACAGAGATCCTCTCGTTATGATAACAGTATCATTGTTGGTTATATGTGGTGGGATCAGCTTTGTTGTTCTTCATGATATTTCCGCAAGAGTTCGAAGAGCGAAACCCAAACTTTCACTTCACTCAACTGTTGTACTGATCACTACCCTGATTCTGGTTCTTGGTGGCACCATCTTTTTCTACATCAGTGAGCGGCATAGGGCATTTGAATATCTTCTACCCCCACAAAAAATACTCAACGCCTTTTTCCATGTGGTGACACCCCGAACCGCAGGATTCAATGCGTTGCCGATGAACTCTTTTTCTCCAAAGTCCAACATGTTCACCATGGTGCTCATGTTTATTGGTGCAGCGCCAGGTTCCATGGCAGGAGGAATTAAGGTGACCACCCTCTTTCTTGTTCTTTTATCTCTTTTTCGAGGGATTGATAAAAATGGAGACAGTTTTTTCGGTCACTACCGAATCCCTGCCCGAGTCATTAGTCATGCTGGTCTCTTTTTCATCAAAGCTCTATTTCTTCTCTCTTGCGTTATTTTCTTACTGTCCTTAACTGAAAGATCTTTGCTTGAAAATGGGCATATAGGGATTTTCGAACTTGTTTTTGAAGCCATTTCTGCTTTTGGGACCGTAGGTCTATCTTTAGGTGTCACGGCAAAGCTCAGTTTCCTGGGTAAAATCATAATTATCGGCACTATGTTATCGGGTCGAATCGGGCTGATTTTTATGGCAACCGATCGTATTAAACATTGCAAAGTACAGATGGTGGAATATCCATTTGGTGAGGTAATAACAGGATGA